One Oceanicoccus sagamiensis genomic region harbors:
- the fba gene encoding class II fructose-bisphosphate aldolase (catalyzes the reversible aldol condensation of dihydroxyacetonephosphate and glyceraldehyde 3-phosphate in the Calvin cycle, glycolysis, and/or gluconeogenesis) yields MPLVSMRQLLDHAAEYDYGVPAFNVNNLEQTRAIMEAARETNSPVIMQASAGARKYAGAPFLRHMILAAIEEFPEIPVVMHQDHGTSPSVCQRSIQLGFSSVMMDGSLEADGKTPSSYEYNIDVTRRTVDMAHACGVSVEGELGCLGSLETGQAGEEDGVGAEGTLSHDQMLTDPEEAADFVQKTQVDALAIACGTSHGAYKFTRPPTGDILAIDRIKDIHSRIPGTHLVMHGSSSVPQEWLAIINEFGGEIPETYGVPVEQIAEGIKHGVRKINIDTDLRLASTGAIRRFMAQNKSEFDPRKYLQQTINEMKAIVKDRYEAFGTAGNADKIKPINLEDMFKQYESGALDAKIK; encoded by the coding sequence ATGCCACTAGTATCCATGCGTCAATTACTGGATCACGCTGCCGAATATGATTACGGCGTGCCCGCCTTTAATGTAAACAACCTTGAGCAGACCCGCGCCATTATGGAAGCGGCCCGCGAAACCAATAGCCCGGTAATTATGCAAGCCTCCGCCGGTGCCCGTAAATATGCCGGTGCGCCATTTTTGCGCCATATGATCTTAGCGGCGATTGAAGAGTTTCCGGAAATTCCGGTGGTTATGCATCAGGATCACGGCACCAGCCCTTCCGTCTGTCAGCGTTCTATCCAGTTAGGTTTTTCATCCGTGATGATGGATGGTTCACTGGAAGCCGATGGCAAAACTCCGTCGAGCTATGAATATAATATCGATGTTACCCGTCGTACCGTCGATATGGCCCACGCCTGTGGTGTTTCCGTTGAAGGTGAATTAGGTTGCTTAGGTTCACTGGAAACAGGTCAGGCCGGAGAAGAGGATGGTGTCGGTGCAGAAGGCACGTTGTCCCACGATCAGATGTTAACTGATCCGGAAGAAGCCGCAGACTTTGTTCAAAAAACTCAGGTCGATGCATTGGCTATCGCTTGCGGTACCAGCCACGGCGCTTACAAATTTACTCGCCCACCGACAGGCGACATTCTGGCAATAGACCGCATTAAAGATATTCACTCGCGCATCCCCGGTACTCATCTGGTTATGCACGGCTCGTCTTCGGTGCCGCAAGAGTGGTTGGCGATTATTAATGAATTTGGTGGCGAGATCCCTGAAACTTACGGTGTACCCGTTGAGCAGATTGCTGAGGGCATCAAGCATGGTGTTCGCAAAATCAATATCGATACCGATTTACGTTTAGCTTCAACCGGTGCTATCCGTCGCTTTATGGCACAGAACAAATCAGAGTTTGACCCACGTAAATATTTGCAGCAAACCATTAACGAAATGAAAGCCATCGTTAAAGATCGCTACGAAGCCTTTGGTACTGCGGGTAATGCGGACAAAATCAAACCCATTAATCTGGAAGATATGTTCAAGCAATACGAAAGCGGTGCTTTGGACGCCAAAATAAAATAA